A region of Notolabrus celidotus isolate fNotCel1 chromosome 4, fNotCel1.pri, whole genome shotgun sequence DNA encodes the following proteins:
- the LOC117811252 gene encoding G-protein coupled receptor 4-like, with protein MEAGFNNTTYNTDNNDRNLTGLQDDVGMYYIEYVVMCIVISIGLPLVLVTIYALSSLVRQGQVAPIYVINLLISDIIQLCCMIAFLSNHLTLMAVNVYSCGLLSSVGFMVCISLERYLVIVHPLWYRFKRTIKISIAVCAVVWAFPLVYFLIVFPWVTYTVGVIVLPIILIIPFPLFIFFLVRTLRALSSSASVRSDEKRRIVGTLVVVLLIYTLLFLPIIIRFLLQATGFYSSMFLYTSGIFVRLSPLADLLLYIFIRKQTMGNCLLSVCGCIKESNDPTTSAVTVDDI; from the exons ATGGAAGCAGGCTTCAATAACACCACCtacaacacagacaacaatgacaGAAACCTCACAGGACTTCAGGATGACGTAGGAATGTATTACATAGAATATGTTGTGATGTGCATTGTCATCAGTATCGGCCTTCCTCTGGTGCTCGTGACCATCTATGCTCTTTCCTCTCTG GTACGCCAGGGTCAAGTTGCTCCGATATACGTCATCAACCTTCTCATTTCAGACATCATTCAGCTCTGCTGCATGATCGCATTTTTGTCAAATCATTTGACTCTCATGGCTGTGAATGTCTACAGCTGTGGTCTACTGTCGAGTGTTGGCTTCATGGTGTGCATCTCACTGGAAAG GTACCTGGTCATCGTCCACCCACTGTGGTACCGATTCAAACGAACCATCAAGATCTCTATAGCGGTCTGTGCCGTGGTCTGGGCCTTCCCTCTTGTTTATTTCCTTATTGTGTTTCCTTGGGTTACTTATACGGTTGGTGTAATAGTACTCCCCATTATCCTCATCATCCCCTTCCCACTGTTCATCTTCTTCCTGGTCAGGACCCTCAGAGCCCTCTCTTCTTCCGCCTCAGTCCGCTCTGATGAGAAACGACGAATAGTTGGAACTTTGGTGGTGGTGCTGCTCATTTACACGCTGCTGTTCCTGCCCATCATTATTAGGTTCCTGTTACAGGCGACTGGCTTTTACTCTTCAATGTTTCTCTACACGTCCGGTATATTTGTTAGACTGAGTCCTCTGGCAGACTTGCTCCTGTATATCTTCATCAGAAAGCAGACCATGGGCAActgtctgctctctgtgtgtggttGCATAAAGGAGAGCAATGATCCCACCACATCAGCAGTGACTGTTGACGACATTTAG
- the LOC117811253 gene encoding ovarian cancer G-protein coupled receptor 1-like, which yields MEAGFNNTTYNTDYYDDTGLQDDGHMNFIYYVVTCIIISISLPLVLVTIYALLSLVRQGQVAPIYVINLLISDIIQLCCMIAFVSDHETLMTDDVYSCGLLSSVGFMVCISLERYLVIVHPLWYRFKRTIKISVAVCAVVWAFPVCFLIVFPLVTDTVTIILSIILIIPFPLFIFFLVRTLRALSSSVSVRSDEKRRIVGTLVVVLLIYTLLFLPTIIRFLLQATGFYSSMFFYTSSIIVRLSPLADMLLYIFIRKQIMGNCLASVCCCIKESNDPTTSAVTVDDI from the exons ATGGAAGCAGGCTTCAATAACACCACCTACAACACAGACTACTACGATGACACAGGACTTCAGGATGACGGACATATGAATTTCATATATTATGTTGTGACATGCATAATCATCAGTATCAGCCTTCCTCTGGTGCTCGTGACCATCTATGCTCTTCTCTCTCTG GTACGCCAGGGTCAAGTTGCTCCAATATACGTCATCAACCTTCTCATTTCAGACATCATTCAGCTCTGCTGCATGATCGCATTTGTGTCAGATCATGAGACTCTTATGACTGATGATGTCTACAGCTGTGGTCTACTGTCGAGTGTTGGCTTCATGGTGTGCATCTCACTGGAAAG GTACCTGGTCATCGTCCACCCACTGTGGTACCGATTCAAACGAACCATCAAGATCTCTGTGGCGGTCTGTGCCGTGGTCTGGGCCTTCCCAGTTTGTTTCCTTATTGTGTTTCCCTTGGTTACTGATACAGTAACAATAATACTCTCCATTATCCTCATCATCCCCTTCCCACTGTTCATCTTCTTCCTGGTCAGGACCCTCAGAGCCCTCTCTTCTTCAGTCTCGGTCCGCTCTGATGAGAAACGACGAATAGTTGGAACTTTGGTGGTGGTGCTGCTCATTTACACGCTGCTGTTCCTACCCACCATCATTAGGTTCCTGTTACAGGCGACTGGCTTTTACTCTTCAATGTTTTTCTACACGTCCAGTATAATTGTTAGACTGAGTCCTCTGGCAGACATGCTCCTGTATATCTTCATCAGAAAGCAGATCATGGGCAACTGTCTGGCCTCTGTGTGTTGTTGCATAAAGGAGAGCAATGATCCCACCACATCAGCAGTGACTGTTGACGACATTTAG